Below is a window of Perca flavescens isolate YP-PL-M2 chromosome 12, PFLA_1.0, whole genome shotgun sequence DNA.
AATGCAGTAATGTAACGCATTACTGTAGATAACTTCGGTAATAACATTACACGTTACTTGCGTTACTGGTTCTTCAaccagaggagagaaaaacaaatcaaacatcCCTTTTCGTCGTTTGCGTAACATTAAACAAAAATGGCAGAGCCACTGCTCTTTTGAGAGGAGGTATCCCCTATTCTTCAAATTAAATGCGCGATTTCTGAAGGTCTCGGTCTCGTCTCGGAATCAACCGCACTTTTACTTTGTCGCGTATAAAGAAGACTcgggattttatttcaagaccatAACCGCAGGGATATTACCAAATTGCCTCTGCATGGTCTGTTTATGCCTTTAAAACTTGCAAATGCAATCAATAACTTGACTCATATctaatttgaaatgtgttactgtaaaCCCCCCTGTTCCCTGCCCCCTTTGACATGCACTTCCAAGAAAGTGAATGCGGGAGACAGGAGAAGAGGCTCCGGCTGTCTAACACaaatctggtcttggtcttgactcggtctcaaaCCTTCATCGTCTCGGTCTTAtctcggtctcgatacactctggtcttggtgatgacttggtctcggtttaggtgctctcgactacaacactgatGCTAACACAAAGCTAGTCGCTAAAGACCCCTGGACCCTGAGTGACATTAGTAACAGCAGGTAAACCAAGCAGAGATAAATAGGCTTGTGGGAGTATACACAGTGGAGGAAATGTTGCCTGTTTGGATATTAGAATCGCCAGCTTTCTGAAACGTACTGGGCAAGATAGAGGTCACGAAGAGGGGACGGCCGCCCTCAGACAGGAACAATTTTGCAAGCTACCTGGTGATTGTCTTGTGTATGTACTTATTATAATAAGGATGTGTGTTGATCTGGGCATTTATGAGGTTTAactttatattgttatttggcAAGTAAGTTATGGTGCATCTCAGGGGATGTTACGTAGTAATCCAATAGCAATGTCAGCAGTAGTGTAACTAATTATCTTACAGCAGTGCGTAATTCAGTAAAGTAAGGCACTTTTTTTGAGTAACTACCCCAACGCtgtcaacaacacacacacacacacacacacacacacacacacacacacatgcacacacacacattaatgacAGTGACCCTCTCAACAAAGCTTTGCTTAACGGCCTTGTACACTCATAGCAGTCCCACACTTACCGTGGGTGTACTGTGTGGGTATAACAGAGATTCTCAATTTGATAATgctcagaaaacacacacatatatatatatatatatatatatatatatatatatatatatgtgtgtgtgtgtgtgtttatatgtatgtgtgttcttATGTTATAATTCTTACTTGTAGCTGAATATGTGCTGTTCTTCCGTGTCTAGATTTGTTATGTTGAATGCTGGTTTCCTTCCTGTACATTAGGTAATTGCACTGTGTGTAAATGACACAATGACAGCTACTGAGAAcaggtactgtatgtgtcaTCATACTAAAACATACCAATTCTGTTtcacataatgtttgtttggtttataacaAAAACACCAAATCTGCTTAAGAAGAGTTTATTGGCAATTGACTGGAAAAGGTAGAAAATGATGCTCTTTTGATAGACATACACACTTTTATGACAACAAGGTATAATgaacatatatttaaatatgtattgGAGATTTAATAgatacaataatatatataaaaaagctgCTTTTGTTtcaggtttgtttactgttcGTGCAATATAGCAGGACAAGTCCAAATGGAAAGGAGTCATGTTTGCTGACTGCGGTAGCTTTGAATTGTCTTGTGATTCCTCACACACGTTTTCTCTGCCCCTTCCTCCCACGCCTGATCTTCTTCCTCTGGCGTCTCCTTCCCTTTCTGCATTCCTTCTGCCGTGCGTTTGTTGGTGCGGTGGACACTGCTGGTTGGATGTCGCTTGTTGATTCTTCATTCAGTCCTTCCTCTTGcaatgcttttatttctttctccTTGTCCACCTTCCGAATCGCTCTTTCTGCCCAGTTACTGTTAGGGTCGGAGCAAATATTCTTTCCACGCTTTGTTTGAAACCTGCAATTGATTGTGATCTGTTAATGGTGGTTGAGCAAGTGAGGAAATGTGATGTTTTCTTTGCAATTTGGGTGAACCCACGCTTAGAAAGTACAAGGCAGTACATGTGGATATTTGTTTGCTCAATTCTATACAATGTGAATTTGTAGGACCACTTACACTACggctctgattggacagatgcCTTCGGACTGATTGGTGTAATCCACAATTTGTTCAAGTCGGGGTCGAGTGATAGACCACCGGAGACAACAGCTGGCCACCGGTCCATTGGCTAAACAAGACAGACATAGAGAAAGAAAGATTAAGTACCCTTAATTTCACCCTGCCAAACACTCAAACCATACACTCAATCAAAAAGCCTGAATGTACTCACATGCATGGCCCATGCTCATCCATGAGGTGAAGCAGAGAAGAGCGGCTATCACCGGGCTGAATCTCATCTTCTGGCTTTGTCCTTCAGTTGTGGAGTGCAGTATCTCTCAGCACAGACTTATACGATCTGAATCAAATACACAATAGCCCTGCTGCCTGCTTGAATAGTGTTCAAAGCAATGAATCAAGACAGTCTTTATCACACAGCAGGAGTGGCGTGCACTTTCATGTCTTTCACGATGAGGAGACTTCTCTCTGTCTTGAGTCAGTTTGGATTTTGGCTCTTATAAAATGCAAGCCCCTTCCGCCTCTCCCCCATCATCACACCGCTAACCCGTCACCATGGTAGAAAGTTGCTGTAGCCGCACAGTGGGGAGAGGAAAGAATGAGTTCACCTCTTACAAGCCCAAGATGGGAAACAGACCATTTACCACAGTCCTACCCACAATGCACAAGTACACAAAAGTACAAACTTTCATAGATAGGTGTACACATACACTCATCGCTTTCCTTTACACTCACTCAGAAAGCCACAAGCTGCCTCTACTTTAAGAGTCACTGATAGGATAAACGTTGGGGCTTTGAAATTATGtaatattattatcattaaatgTTAGATTTGTGCATTAAATCAGATAAAATGATACTTCAATGATTCATTCTTATCATAAATGCTTGTACCAGGTTAAACTCAAAATAAATACCTATAATAGCAacaacacaccaacacacatgcacacacacacacacacacacgcacacacacacacacacacacacaccagtgacCTTCTCAACCAAGCTTTGCTTAACGGCCCTGTTCACCCACACAGGTGGTTGAACTtatttttggctctttttttaAGAGTGCATGGGAGTGCATCGCCCTGAATGTTAGCATTTACAACTACGGTATGGAACCTAAATCTTCACTTTGGTGAATTTTGACATTCAAATTTCAGCTGTTTGACAACCTTAAACCCTTTTGACAGTGATGAACATCGAGGCTGGTGTGTCAAAAATGGAGGAAGCTTTCATGTTAGCTCGAACTTTAAAATATATCACTCACAATTATCTGTAACAAAGAATTTAACTTGGATCTTCATCAAACATTTTGTATGTGTTCATCTGCTTTTTTAAACTCTCAAATATAGATGATGGTTTTCAGCTCTAAACAGTACATGGTACCCACTTGAACTACCAGGAGGAATGGGTTAAAAATATATAGTGAAGGAGGGGGGAAATAGTAttgaaaacacatttatatAGTAGTTTAAGGGCACACATAGAGGAAAGCAGGGGCATGAACGGTGTATACAGAAGAAGGCCTGCGTCAATCTTCAAGTTTGAACACAGCATTTATCCAACCGTAAAGCCAGGCAAACTGACAATATAATGGGCTCAATTCAAAGCTtaaaatgagaaagaaagagaccgAAAAGGAGTGAAAGTGAAAGAGATATATAGAGGAGGTGAGGCCGATAAAGAGGCAGAGAGCTAAACGGCAACACAGAGAGGATCCTTTGAAATCAATTGAAGGAAGAGTTGAAGCGAAACTAAGATACAACAATGTgtgaatcagagaaaaaaactgaaaaaaaaaacgaaaggaGAACCAAAACCTACATTATGTATGTGGGCCCTGTGGTACATCTCAGCAAGGCCATCATTATACCACTTCAACAACACCATCAAAAATAAACACCTGATTGGCCGTCCACATGCTGTTAGAGTggaaagctaatgttagcttcatGCCCTCCTTCAGTCAACAACAGCAAATCCCAAGACACACCATAACGCCTGTCGTCCCGAATGTCCAGTCATTAAAATCAATGAAAACTTGGCTGTTGTGATGCTGTCAACCAAGCGCAAAATGCACCCAAATACATACACTTGAGAATATATACCAACCCACATGCGAACGAGCACACACATAATGACCTGCCTGCACTGATGTACTTttcacgcgcacacacacacacatatccacacCCAGTATCCCAGCCTCATCATTATCATCCCAGTGGCAACCTGTTTGTCAGAGGAGAAATGCCTGGCTGTATTATTAGTTCCTTTCTCATTCATTAGTTGTTGTCCTGGGCAGCAGCCAGGGCTGTTGGTTGGCCGACAGCGTGGCTGATAGGTATTAGTCTCCGGATAAAGCAAGAGAGTGGAACGTAGCGTCGCAGGAAATTACAGTCAATACTGACTCTCATGTCCTCATCCGATATCGACTGCAAATGGGAAAGAGAAGCACATTGTCGACCCCCTATGCACGGACACAAGGGCACgcttaaaaaaacatgcatgcatgttAACACACAAAGACCCCTCACATCCTGGTCACAAACTGcccaacctccttccctcagggCACCGTTCGCCTAAACcagccaacacaaagacaactTCTTTCCCCAAGCAGTCACTCTGTTGAACGCTCAGAAATAGCCCCCCACCTTTACACTGAACAAAGTCAATCAACACTGTTCTGCTCGTCTACCTCGTATATTTCAATCTTGCActtatattgttattaatatattgcactgaactgccttgcactatatttatatttcaatcttaaatctcagactatactgatattgcactattccttccctctcttcaattgttattgtatattttttgtaaatttgtatttatacttaacattattattttttttatatttcttactgtcctttctgtttttattctttatatgttaagtgagagcaaagattaaccggagtcaaattccttgtttgtttacgcaaacctggccaatgaagctgattctgattctgaaagacacacacacacacacacacacacacacacacacacacacacacacacacacacacacacacacacacacacacacacacacacacacgcacgctttGAAGGCTGCATTAAATGTAAGGCTGGCTTAAAATAATtgattctccaattaaaattGATATAtgtttgagtgatctgatattgataaaagaaatgccaaaatcGATCTTTTAACATATGCTTTTTCACCATTGAtgtgtaagtaaaaaaaaacattaaccttgtgcattattaaaaatatttgagtgttgcttcttgcttgtacaattgTTAAATTCTGTGAGAATCCCttttatatccaagcaaaattggtattgcaactgaaatttccctaacctaactgaaattgaatcaaatcgaaaaCCTAATTAAATCGGGACCTTCGTGAATCAGAATCGAATTGATTCAGGAAATGATTGGCGATACACAGCCCTAATTAaatgttgttattatttttacagAACCTCACCTTCTCACCTTCTCACCTTGCACAAATCATAAGTGAGACAATGGATAAGGAAACCAAACACCTTTGCCTCAAACCACAACTTTCTGATCACACTGTGTGCATTCACACACCCACTCATGCACGGTTCACACGCCGGCTTTCAGGACCCGGCTGCGGCAGAGAGGAGTTTTTCCTGCTACAAAACGCTGGTTGTGTgttcgctcacacacacacacacacacacgcacctgcAGGCAAAGACACAATGTGAGTGGCATGACGCAAATGAGAGCAGTAATTAAAGGAGTGTCTCATCAGATGGATATATTTGACTGTGTCTGCTCTCTCCGTTTAATAAAGAATCCGCACCAGACAGATCAAGGTTTAATTTGATCCTTTATCCAACACCGAGGAATCTTATCGATTCATTTCGGAAGATGAAGACATGTGGCTGTgtctacttcttttttttcttttcttgcagATTGATAATAATCTGACAATCTGATtaactccctccctctccttcctgtctgtgcgcacacacgcacgcacacacacacacacacacacacacacacacacacacacacacacacacacacacacacacacacacacacacacacacacacacacacacacacactctgataaGTTTGTCTCGAGTAAGAAAAATAGCCGGAAAACTTCAACAAAGGCCAGGTATGCTGTAACAAAGAACTATGTGTCTGGGTTTGAGTCTGGAAGACGCTGGTGCGTCAGCGTGCCGGGCTGAACGGCTGCCTTGGGGTTGGACTGCTGTAAAGAGCAGCGCACTTCAGGTCATTTTCAGAGCTAGAGAAGTGTTGAGAAGAGCACAGATGGTTTTGATATGTAACAGTGGAGCCATACACACCGATCAATACGCCGACCTTTCCTCAGACTGATTGCATGAGGTTCTGCTTTGCCCCCAGCACCAGCACCCACCAGAGGTCCATCAACCATCAAGCATTGTTATTCTCTGTTTCAGCAGGCGAGGTACGGCCACTTCTCTTCTGATGCCGTGCACTTTTATTTTACCTAAGGACTTTTATTGTTATgctcttttcatttttatatccgtctctgtcttctcttcacacacccacacacacacacacacacatagtgcgtttcactatctttgtggggacccgtcatttacataatgcattccctagccccttaccctaatcttaaccatcacaactaaatgcctaaccttaacccttacccccACCctaactagagatggcccaattccattttttgcttcccgataccgattctgataccggAACTTGCGTATCCGCATAAcagtaccaatccgataccagtgtgtcatatattttattatgttttaacaactgtatactactatccatgtatggatgtgatattatttctatctttgttgtctgtctggctcaggttaaactctttgtgaaacatgaacaaatacaaagaatgaatgccatagaactttcttttattatccagtttgaccgtcagttataacggaaaaagaacataaataaactactttaacgtagattttctttagggctttattacgtggtattggatcggtgcataaactccagtacttcccgataccgataccagggttttaggcagtatcggtatcggaacatctataaccctaaccataacctaattctaaccctaatcataaaaccaagtcttaaccctcaaacagccctttaaaattgtgtatactgtattcccACAGCGCGCGcgcgcccacacacacacacacacacaaacacacgcacacacacacacacacagacatattttGGATGGGTTTGtcagatataaaaaataatcGAGGGGAAGGGAGTGAGCCCAATTTCAGTGCAATCAAAGcaaacacacatctacacatacACGTTTTTTCTCGCACACACAGCCTGCGCAAACATGAACAGAAAGATAGAAATGTCTAAATGAAACCACCGAGAGGTTGATCCTCTACAAATGAGGGTCTCTCTCTGACCCAGTCCCCCAGGGCCTCAATAGATGGATCTTGTATAGTTCTGCTCAATACCAGCAGGAGATGAACAGAAATCCCACTTGGAGTTGAGAAATGTCATTTACTTTCCAATTaatatttcaattaaaaaagTCATTCCCAATTCATTTCCTGAAACCGTTGGGGTTGAAATGAAACTGACCCCGTGCCCCGGTATCAATCTCGGTGCCATTGACCCGTCTGCACAAAGCTTCATTTGTGGATCAACCGTCCATTTAGGGAACGCGTCAATAATCGACTCCAACCGGTggctattattatattattaccaTAAACATTAGCATAGTAAAGAGTGGCTGACCCGCCCTGCGCCTCCAGCTCACGGTCCAGAGGACGCAGAAGCGTGTGTAGAGTCCAATCAATAAACGCTTTAATTATAGCAGCGCTCGGCCCGCAGCTCTTCACGGTTGGGAGACGCGCAATGCCGCAGCTGATCTATGGCGGAGTGGTTTTTCACCGCCTCAGTAACTTGTCTCTTTTGGCCATTGCTATTATAGACAGCAAATTGTCAACTCCTCTCTTTAGATTTGGTAAAATGGGTCGATTAGCAGGGAGGCGGCGTCCACGTTTTTCTATTGTGTTGCAGCTTTGTGCTGTTAGTGTGGAATAGGCTTGtactttattttgttaaaagtaCTACAGGCCTCGTTTTGAAATTATGTTTGTTGCAGTTAATTTGATGTATATAAGTATTTAAACTTTTGGAAGGTGTAATAGAGGAGATTAAACTGCCAATAGCAGACATTACAGTGTTAAAAGCTAATAATTAGGATCTTGTAAGATTTTAATTTTGCATAATTAACCATGTGAAGTCACAATAGGCCAACCAGTAAGAGAAATGTGGTCTGTGAGTACATGGCCTGGGCTACTTCTCTTCATGCAGGCGTTTGGATTGTCTTTTACAACCGGAAGTCAGAAGTAGAAGTACAATATGCTTTAGAGATTGTTACGTTGATGCCTTCTGAGTATTGATTAGCTATCACATTAAGCAGATATTCTTGACTTACAAAATGATTATATCATTCACACTTGTGAATTTGGCTCTTCTACAAAGGTATATCAAATGGCATGCAGTTTagatttgtgtgtatgtgagacaTCGACATGGAAGGTCCACACAATGATTGGGATTGACATTGTAATTTGGCTCCTACTTTAATCAACACTGACATTTATTTGTTTCCCTTAAgttaaaaattatgtttttgaaTTCAATAGCACAGGGGAACTATGATGCTAAAAGGGTACAGGTACTAGGTACTAGGGTACCAGGGAGGCTTTAGGGAGAATAAAAATCAACATTTCAAGTTTTAAAAGAAGCCTTATATACAGTTTGAGCACTGGCTCTAATCACATAATCACAGTTcgtgtttattttgtgtatttgtctATGTATTTTATCTATGTATGCTGATACATTCCTGGCATAGCTTGCTTTTCAAATTCTCTCCCCTCCAAAAGATGAGAAAGAAAATTACAGACTTTGTAGACTTTGTACAGCTGCTCTACTGAATCCAAATGGGACTTGAAATGTGTTTGAGACAGCATGGCGCTTACTGTCAGAGTATACAAGGATAATCTTTTTAATTTTAGCGGAGCATCCCGTCTTTCCACTGAATGTCTCAGTACATCACGCACACAATGATCTACTCCTGTATTTTCAGTTTCCGTTGTGAACCTTCATACTTGTGCACTAGATGGCGTACTTCTCCTGCAGTGAGGAATGGGGAGCATGAGCTTGACAGCCTCTGAGAGAGTCATCCAAATTCAGCCTAGTAGTCTAGAGTGGCAAAAATACAACTACTGCAACCCCTAGGCTACAGCTGACATTATTCTGCTCTTCATGGCAATACAGTAGGTTTTGAGGCTAAAGAGATATAATGTCAGCTGGCCTTGACACATTTAGACTTCCCATTCCAAGACACTACAGTGCTAAAATAAAGGCTACAAGTTTGATATTGCGCTTAGACATGGTTTAATAAACCTGATGTGTGTCCTTTTCACGGCCAGATGATGAATCCACTGATTGATACTTGTGTCTCGTCGTcagtcatttgttttgttttcctttggTGGTGGCATTTCAGATGAGGCTGTGCTTGAGAAATATTATTAGAGGTGGATCAAAGCGCGTGTGTCCCTTTCAGACCACCAAGCTCATTCGTGACTCAACTGCAGCAAGGTCCCGATCTCTCTAGCTCTCAGTTATTTGTCTGCTTTGATCATACAGTCCATTCAATCCATCTCGCCCTCTTGCTTCTAGTTTCTGTCTTTTAGCAGACATGCGCTGGCTCTCTGTTTGTCAAGCACATGTCCTATGATTGTCCTTTTCATccctaccaccaccaccaccaccactttttatgtttttctgccCATGTAGACCCCCCCCACCCTTAGCAACTTTCTGCCTAAAGCCCTCTCTTCCCCCTGTGACACCCCGCCATTCGCTACTCTGTTGGGTTAAGCAGGGTCTAAATgcatgtttgcgtgtgtgtgtgtgtgtgtgtgtgtgtgtgtgtgtgtgtgcatggtccCTCCTGCTTGAGCTAGATTATTCTAAGTTCCTGACCTCTGGGTGGTGAGAGGGGCCCATGTTTGGAAACACAGGCACTTGTCTTTGTCTCTGGAGCCCGGCGGGGGAGCCTCGACCAGGGGCCTCTCGTGTCGGGTGAGTCCATGGACGCACTCGGCCTGTCCCGGGGCTGCCTTTCTGTCCTCTGATCCTCACCACCGCCATCTTAATATTAATATGCCGTGAATAAGCAGACAGCTGGTCGGGGCAGGCAGAAACtcccaggacacacacacacaccctcaaacacacacatatacacacacacacacacacacacacacacaccacacaacaGGATGAGTTTGGCTTGCAAGCAAAAACATTGATCCTAAGTCCCTTCACTGTGAGTCAATCTGGCCCCAATAGCCATTCAAGTGTATCTGCTTGATCTGATGTTTCCCGATAAGAGAGATTCCTCCCAgggtgtgtgtacgtgtgtgagaaagtgtgtgtgtgtgagagatattGATTGTTGAGTGACATGGCACTATAGATCCCAAGCAGCTGTTAAGAGTGTAAATGAGGCCTACAGCATATCATTAAATCCCTTTGATTATGTCAAAGGAAACTCTGGTAAAGTGTTTCCCTTTTTTGTACTCtaaagtgtgcgtgtgtgtgtgtgtgtgtgtgtgtgtgtgtgtgtgtgtgtgtgtgtgtgttgcaggttgCATTCTCTGCTCGGCTCTCAAACTGTAAATACATCCGTAGAAAGGTTAGAGGTTGGCAGGCCAGAGGTAAGGAAGCCCTCTAATCGGGGATCATCAGATCGATCTTCCCTCAGTCTGATTGGGGTACCTTGGCCTCGACCTCAGAGGTGCAGAGGCCCAGCTAACTGTGAACTCTGCATCAGTTTCTCTCCTACATATAACTGAAGACtagcacacataaacaaaaaagtcaaagcTAACTGCAAAATCTTCCCTCAGTGCTCTCACAAGCTCTTTGTTGGTGAGCTAGGGTCTGTCATTGCACAAGACCAATCTGGTCATCTTCCAATTTACTCTTTGCTTCTGAAGTTTTTCCTCTAAGACAATTTTCTGAAAGGACCATCCGCTGATTTTAGATGAGGGCTAGGCAGGGTGCGGCATCCTAACAAAAAACTGTGATTGgttgcattctgggaaatgtggGATTTAGATCCAATTTGAAGCTTAAAAGTCAGGATGTCTCAGCTACCTTGACCCTAACCACTGTCCTATCACCATGGCAAAGCAGTCCCAACAGTTAAGTGGCAAAATCTTAGATTTAGACGACCACAGAAATCCCTTAAATCACTACGCTCAGctactgccccccccccaccaaagCAAAGGTACAGAGTTCCCTGTGCAAAGAAAATCATAGACTGGTCTTTGTCCCTGTTGCCATAAATTGTCTAAATCAGTAAGGACAGACACTTATTTGAAGCCAGCGTCCTACATTAGCACACAGCACTTTATTTAACTTTGATTCAGACCTCACCATTGAGTACCTATTGCTGCTTTTAATGTAGCTTctattgtgtattgtgttttatgtaaatgtgtTCTGTCTGGATGTGatatgtgtgttaatgtatCCCTTTTTAATTGCAGATTTTGCACATGCAAACCAAATACAAATGTCTGCCTTTTTAAACAATAATGcattttctattctattctaaaaATATTTAGTCAAGAACCACATTGAAATTTTGACT
It encodes the following:
- the LOC114565034 gene encoding C-C motif chemokine 4 yields the protein MRFSPVIAALLCFTSWMSMGHASNGPVASCCLRWSITRPRLEQIVDYTNQSEGICPIRAVVFQTKRGKNICSDPNSNWAERAIRKVDKEKEIKALQEEGLNEESTSDIQPAVSTAPTNARQKECRKGRRRQRKKIRRGRKGQRKRV